One Megasphaera elsdenii DSM 20460 genomic window carries:
- the aroD gene encoding type I 3-dehydroquinate dehydratase: MVKIGKVALDNGMPKICVPLVGHSADELVQECRYLQDKIYDVVELRIDFLKDVTSLDAVGDALAAVRQELPDSAILFTFRTKEEGGEMEVPESYYFDLIDYAVKSGKIDAIDVEYFRDRASIKKVLTIAKEHGVTVIMSNHDFDKTPSFDEITGRLIGMKKLGADVAKLACMPNSAKDVLTLLSATEAVKSQYPDEPLITMSMGKLGAISRISGEIFGSALTFGSAKKASAPGQLEVTTLQQILRALHF; encoded by the coding sequence ATGGTAAAAATCGGCAAGGTTGCCCTCGACAATGGCATGCCTAAAATCTGTGTTCCCCTGGTCGGTCATTCTGCGGACGAACTCGTCCAGGAGTGCCGCTATCTCCAAGACAAGATCTATGACGTCGTCGAACTGCGCATCGATTTCCTGAAGGATGTCACATCCCTCGACGCTGTCGGTGATGCCTTAGCCGCTGTCCGCCAGGAATTACCTGACAGCGCAATCTTGTTCACGTTCCGCACTAAAGAAGAAGGCGGCGAAATGGAAGTTCCTGAAAGCTACTACTTCGATCTCATCGATTATGCTGTCAAAAGCGGTAAAATCGATGCCATCGACGTCGAATACTTCCGCGACCGCGCCAGCATAAAAAAAGTCCTGACCATCGCAAAAGAACACGGTGTCACAGTCATCATGAGCAACCACGACTTCGACAAGACACCGTCTTTCGATGAAATCACGGGCCGTCTCATTGGCATGAAGAAACTCGGCGCTGACGTGGCTAAACTGGCTTGTATGCCGAACTCGGCCAAAGACGTCCTGACCCTCTTGTCGGCAACGGAAGCCGTCAAATCCCAATATCCTGATGAACCACTCATTACCATGTCTATGGGTAAACTCGGCGCTATCAGCCGCATCAGCGGGGAAATCTTCGGCTCCGCCCTGACCTTTGGTTCGGCCAAAAAGGCCTCTGCACCGGGTCAGCTGGAAGTCACGACACTGCAGCAAATCTTGCGTGCCCTCCATTTCTGA
- a CDS encoding MFS transporter has translation MGSTNFFQLMTQYILVTTLPLCIIDSFQGSEIEAGLAMTFFQIGTSLFRPAAGYFVDKENKRHLLLFSLIVFLIIIGAFNGIENVAEIYGLRLLHGIIFALATTTAASIAVLVIPASRRGEGIGYFSVTTNLAMVIGPLAGLLLYNGLGMSGLFLSLTALAILTLVIAAIVPLPKAVVKPVPRTHDEPIWSHIVEKKSLPASLLGGLVFFAYGGILTFIPLYAASLHLSDSTGLFFAIFALVIVLSRPVVGNVFDRMGASAIVYPGFIIFMAGFIVFSQVTSQVTLLIAAAILGLGFGALSPAFQTLAIQSVPAERAGAATATYFWFLDIFVGLAAMLLGFVAKLFGYMLLYGGICTAVTAAAMILYYFLFTRSAQRT, from the coding sequence ATGGGCAGCACGAATTTTTTCCAACTGATGACCCAATATATCTTAGTAACGACCTTACCGCTCTGTATTATCGATTCTTTCCAAGGAAGCGAAATAGAAGCAGGCCTAGCGATGACTTTTTTCCAAATCGGTACGAGTCTATTCCGCCCGGCAGCCGGGTATTTTGTCGATAAGGAAAATAAACGGCACCTGCTGCTTTTTTCACTCATCGTCTTCCTCATCATTATCGGTGCTTTCAATGGCATTGAAAATGTAGCCGAAATCTATGGGCTGCGGCTGCTCCACGGTATCATCTTCGCCTTAGCGACGACGACAGCAGCATCCATTGCCGTCCTGGTCATCCCCGCTTCGCGCCGCGGTGAAGGCATTGGATATTTTTCAGTGACGACGAATTTAGCCATGGTCATTGGGCCCTTAGCCGGTCTGCTGTTATATAACGGTCTGGGTATGTCTGGCCTGTTTTTATCCTTGACAGCCCTGGCCATCCTGACCTTAGTCATTGCCGCTATAGTCCCGCTCCCAAAGGCAGTCGTAAAGCCAGTACCCCGTACACATGACGAGCCGATATGGTCCCATATCGTAGAAAAAAAGTCGCTGCCTGCATCCCTGCTGGGAGGACTGGTCTTCTTCGCTTACGGCGGTATCCTCACTTTTATTCCCTTATACGCCGCATCCCTACATCTGTCGGACAGCACAGGACTTTTCTTCGCAATCTTCGCACTGGTCATCGTCCTCAGCCGTCCTGTCGTCGGCAATGTCTTTGACCGAATGGGAGCCAGCGCCATTGTGTACCCTGGCTTCATCATCTTTATGGCCGGCTTCATTGTCTTCAGCCAGGTAACATCTCAGGTCACGCTCCTCATTGCCGCGGCAATCCTCGGCCTCGGCTTCGGCGCCTTGAGCCCAGCCTTCCAGACCTTGGCCATCCAAAGTGTCCCGGCCGAACGCGCCGGTGCCGCTACGGCGACGTACTTTTGGTTCCTTGACATCTTCGTCGGACTGGCGGCCATGTTGCTCGGCTTTGTAGCCAAGCTCTTCGGATACATGCTGTTATACGGTGGAATCTGTACGGCCGTTACGGCTGCAGCTATGATATTATATTATTTTCTTTTTACTCGCTCCGCCCAGCGAACCTAA
- a CDS encoding shikimate kinase: protein MNNKQNIILIGMPGCGKSTLGKALAKRLGRDFYDADDVIVEQEGKTIPELFASSEDCFRDAEVRASQFLAHKSGIVVACGGGVVKRSENMDIFKKTGTVFFLDRSPDDIVSDVDVSTRPLLKDGKQKVYDLYDERIDLYRNAADYCIPNNKPMEAVLDDFEKLIKEID, encoded by the coding sequence ATGAATAATAAACAGAACATCATCCTCATCGGCATGCCCGGATGCGGTAAGAGTACGTTAGGGAAAGCTTTGGCGAAACGCTTAGGCCGTGATTTTTACGACGCCGATGATGTCATTGTCGAACAGGAAGGCAAGACCATTCCGGAACTCTTCGCCAGCAGTGAAGACTGCTTCCGCGACGCCGAAGTCCGGGCCAGCCAGTTCCTGGCCCATAAATCGGGTATCGTCGTAGCCTGCGGTGGCGGCGTCGTCAAGCGCTCGGAAAACATGGACATCTTCAAGAAAACCGGAACGGTCTTTTTTCTTGACCGTTCCCCTGATGACATTGTCAGTGACGTCGACGTATCGACACGGCCTTTGCTGAAAGACGGCAAACAGAAAGTCTACGACCTCTACGACGAACGCATTGACCTTTACCGCAATGCCGCTGATTACTGCATCCCCAATAATAAGCCAATGGAAGCGGTTCTTGATGATTTTGAAAAACTCATAAAAGAGATAGACTAA
- the aroE gene encoding shikimate dehydrogenase produces the protein MKLGVIGAKLGHTASPAIHEKLFRILQVEGQHQYGVLEMDRNDIPNELQRLRDEGYTGANVTIPYKLDVMPYLTEISREARIIGAVNTLHFTDDGIFGYNTDYSGFGRSLDHAGIGVKAKECVVLGSGGAARAIIQYLSDAGAQSITVVSRHPHSKTEFDAFIQRIGADTIDYQDLEHSQGGDVLVNCTPVGMFPDVNGCPVSERIIAAFPAVVDIVYNPKNTPLLQAARRHGAKTLNGMYMLVAQAIGSEEIWMGRTIDSSVIEQIAKEMEHYYE, from the coding sequence ATGAAATTAGGCGTCATCGGGGCTAAGTTAGGTCATACGGCTTCCCCGGCCATCCACGAAAAACTGTTCAGAATTTTACAGGTCGAAGGGCAGCATCAGTACGGCGTCCTGGAAATGGACCGCAACGATATCCCCAATGAACTTCAGCGCCTGCGCGACGAAGGGTACACAGGAGCGAATGTCACCATTCCCTATAAACTCGACGTCATGCCATACTTGACGGAAATTTCCCGCGAAGCCCGCATCATCGGTGCCGTCAATACACTTCATTTCACAGACGATGGGATTTTCGGTTATAATACGGATTACAGCGGCTTCGGCCGCTCCCTGGACCATGCCGGTATCGGTGTAAAGGCGAAGGAGTGTGTCGTCCTCGGTTCCGGCGGCGCCGCTCGGGCCATCATCCAATACTTATCGGATGCCGGGGCCCAGTCGATTACCGTCGTATCCCGTCATCCTCACTCGAAGACGGAATTCGATGCCTTTATTCAACGGATTGGCGCCGACACCATCGATTACCAGGATTTGGAACACTCCCAAGGCGGTGACGTCCTGGTCAACTGTACGCCTGTCGGCATGTTCCCAGATGTCAATGGCTGTCCCGTATCGGAACGGATTATCGCCGCTTTCCCGGCTGTCGTCGATATCGTTTATAACCCGAAAAATACACCGCTTTTGCAGGCAGCCCGCCGTCATGGCGCCAAGACCCTAAACGGTATGTACATGCTCGTCGCTCAGGCCATCGGCTCAGAAGAAATCTGGATGGGCCGGACCATCGATTCGTCTGTGATTGAACAAATCGCCAAGGAGATGGAACATTATTATGAATAA
- the pheA gene encoding prephenate dehydratase: MDASEDMPLNIACFGQPGSYTYEAMKTYFAGKNILPTYGSHFEDVVQAVATRQARYGVLPIENSSTGGITDVYDLIHRYDCCVVGEKYVKVEHCLLTLPGAKLEDIREVYSHPQGLNQCRSYLKHHSEWQLHPYFSTSQSAEEVQKMGDPHIAAIANKTAAYMYGLDVLVEHINDNTMNYTRFFIIAADMEQSPDADKITLVLTTQHRPGALYHVLGYFFYNGMNMTHLESRPLKGRPFEYFFHIDVMGNLRNPATARVLRNLAEHCNYFKILGNYVSDQGGNVDEIRRHRG, from the coding sequence ATGGATGCTTCTGAAGATATGCCCTTGAACATCGCCTGTTTCGGCCAACCCGGCTCCTATACATATGAAGCCATGAAGACCTATTTTGCCGGCAAGAATATTTTGCCTACGTATGGTTCGCATTTTGAAGACGTCGTCCAGGCTGTCGCCACCCGGCAGGCCCGCTACGGCGTCCTGCCCATCGAAAATTCGTCGACTGGCGGCATTACCGACGTATACGACCTCATCCACCGCTACGACTGCTGCGTCGTCGGTGAGAAATACGTCAAAGTCGAACACTGCCTGCTGACCTTGCCGGGGGCGAAGCTCGAAGATATCCGCGAAGTGTATTCTCATCCGCAGGGTCTGAACCAGTGCCGGAGTTACCTCAAGCATCACAGCGAATGGCAGCTCCACCCGTATTTCAGCACTTCCCAGAGTGCCGAAGAGGTTCAAAAAATGGGGGATCCCCATATCGCAGCCATTGCCAACAAAACGGCAGCCTATATGTACGGCCTCGATGTCCTGGTGGAACACATCAATGATAATACCATGAACTACACGCGGTTCTTCATCATCGCCGCCGATATGGAACAGTCGCCGGACGCCGATAAGATTACCCTGGTCCTGACGACACAGCACCGGCCAGGCGCTCTGTACCACGTTTTGGGATACTTCTTCTATAACGGCATGAACATGACGCACCTGGAATCGCGGCCCCTTAAGGGAAGGCCCTTTGAATACTTTTTCCACATCGACGTCATGGGCAATCTGCGCAATCCGGCGACAGCCCGGGTCCTGCGAAACTTGGCAGAACACTGCAATTATTTTAAAATCTTAGGGAATTACGTATCCGATCAAGGAGGGAATGTAGATGAAATTAGGCGTCATCGGGGCTAA
- the aroC gene encoding chorismate synthase, with product MNTFGKTIGLTIFGESHGLSIGAVLDGLPSGEAIDWDAVRTEMARRAPGKNPMSTARAEKDAFEVQSGFFNGYTTGTPLCAIIRNSDQHSRDYDQLRHIMRPGHADYSGKVRYGGFNDYRGGGHFSGRLTAPLVFAGAVASQILARHGITVGSHILRLAGIADKPFNAVGETAETLQALKKETLPVLDKAQAGPMEAKILAAKNDLDSVGGVIECMITGLPAGIGDPFFDSVESQLSHMMFSVPAVKGIEFGDGFALADLRGSQANDDFYYDGDVVKTRTNHNGGINGGITNGMPIIFRLVVKPTASISQKQETIDTDTKENCDLVIKGRHDPCIVQRAIPVIEAAAAWAILDVCLSEKGRCW from the coding sequence ATGAATACCTTTGGAAAGACAATTGGCCTGACGATTTTCGGTGAATCCCACGGCCTTTCTATCGGTGCCGTCCTCGATGGCCTGCCATCGGGCGAAGCCATCGACTGGGATGCTGTCCGGACCGAGATGGCCCGGCGGGCACCGGGGAAGAATCCGATGTCGACGGCCCGGGCCGAAAAGGACGCCTTTGAAGTCCAGAGCGGCTTTTTCAACGGCTATACGACGGGGACGCCCCTGTGCGCCATCATCCGCAACAGCGACCAGCACTCGCGGGATTACGACCAACTGCGCCATATCATGCGGCCTGGCCATGCCGACTACTCCGGCAAGGTGCGCTACGGCGGGTTCAATGACTACCGCGGCGGCGGTCATTTCTCGGGCCGCCTGACAGCGCCCCTGGTCTTTGCCGGGGCCGTGGCTTCCCAGATCCTGGCCCGCCACGGCATTACCGTCGGCTCCCATATCCTGCGCCTGGCCGGCATCGCCGATAAGCCTTTCAATGCCGTCGGGGAAACAGCAGAAACCTTGCAGGCTTTGAAAAAAGAAACGCTGCCCGTCCTCGACAAGGCCCAGGCCGGACCGATGGAAGCTAAAATCCTGGCCGCTAAGAACGACCTCGATTCCGTCGGCGGCGTCATCGAATGTATGATCACCGGCCTTCCCGCCGGCATAGGCGACCCCTTCTTCGACTCCGTCGAAAGCCAGCTCAGCCATATGATGTTTTCCGTCCCGGCTGTGAAAGGCATCGAATTTGGCGACGGCTTCGCCCTGGCAGACCTCCGCGGTTCCCAGGCCAATGATGACTTTTATTATGACGGCGATGTCGTCAAGACCCGGACCAATCACAACGGCGGCATCAATGGCGGTATCACCAACGGCATGCCCATCATCTTCCGCCTGGTCGTCAAGCCGACGGCTTCCATCAGCCAGAAACAGGAAACGATCGATACGGATACGAAGGAAAATTGCGACCTCGTCATCAAAGGCCGCCATGATCCCTGTATCGTCCAGCGGGCCATTCCCGTCATCGAAGCGGCCGCGGCCTGGGCCATCCTCGACGTCTGCCTGTCAGAGAAAGGGCGGTGCTGGTAA
- the aroA gene encoding 3-phosphoshikimate 1-carboxyvinyltransferase, protein MNVIITPHTLQGTVEAPSSKSIGHRDLICAALAEGESLVDNISLSQDIEATCDILRALGADITPVMSSHPGRAAYRVRGGLKKQDGPIAVSANESGSTLRFLIPVAIFSGNEVTFSGQGRLAKRPLTPYYELFDEKGVAYETTEGALPLTVSGTLQPGTYSLAGDVSSQFFTGLLMTLPLLDGDSVLRSTTPLESASYVDMTLDCLRQHGIVIEKEQDGFYRIPGNQHYRPGTYVVEGDYSQAAFWLSAGSLGRAICCTGLRSQSSQGDEVIVSLIRDMGGQVEGKTELTSSPSELAGRVIDVEDCPDLVPVLTVLASCAKGITRIIHAGRVRLKECDRLHAMATELNKIGGDIEEEAEGLIIHGVGGFTGGTVSGWNDHRIAMALAVASQRCSQPLRIEGAECVRKSYPEFWQDFQALGGMIQKEGEE, encoded by the coding sequence ATGAATGTCATTATTACCCCACATACCTTGCAAGGGACAGTAGAAGCGCCCTCTTCCAAAAGCATCGGCCACCGCGACCTCATCTGCGCCGCCTTGGCAGAAGGAGAAAGCCTGGTTGACAACATTTCCTTGTCCCAGGACATTGAAGCGACGTGCGACATTCTACGGGCTTTGGGGGCAGATATTACGCCGGTCATGTCGTCTCATCCCGGCCGGGCGGCTTACCGCGTCAGAGGCGGTCTGAAGAAACAAGATGGGCCTATCGCAGTCAGTGCCAATGAATCGGGGTCGACGTTGCGCTTCCTCATCCCCGTGGCCATCTTCAGCGGCAATGAAGTGACTTTTTCCGGCCAGGGCCGTCTGGCCAAACGGCCGCTGACACCGTATTATGAACTCTTCGATGAAAAGGGCGTGGCTTATGAAACGACAGAAGGCGCCCTGCCCCTGACCGTGTCCGGGACTTTACAGCCTGGAACGTACTCTCTGGCCGGCGACGTCAGTTCCCAGTTCTTTACGGGCCTGCTCATGACCTTGCCCCTCCTCGATGGCGACTCGGTCCTGCGCAGTACGACACCGCTGGAATCGGCCAGCTATGTCGACATGACCCTTGACTGTCTGCGCCAGCACGGCATCGTCATTGAGAAAGAACAGGATGGCTTCTACCGGATTCCTGGCAATCAGCACTATCGGCCCGGGACTTACGTCGTCGAAGGCGATTATTCGCAAGCTGCTTTCTGGCTCTCTGCTGGCAGTCTGGGCCGGGCCATCTGCTGTACGGGCCTGCGGTCGCAGTCTTCCCAGGGTGACGAAGTCATTGTCTCCCTCATCCGCGACATGGGTGGCCAAGTCGAAGGCAAGACAGAATTGACGTCCAGCCCATCGGAATTGGCTGGACGGGTCATCGACGTCGAAGACTGCCCGGACTTGGTTCCGGTCCTGACCGTCCTGGCGTCCTGTGCCAAAGGCATTACCCGCATTATCCATGCCGGCCGGGTCCGGCTCAAAGAATGTGACCGTCTGCACGCCATGGCCACAGAACTCAATAAAATCGGCGGCGATATCGAAGAAGAAGCAGAAGGCCTTATCATTCATGGCGTCGGCGGTTTCACTGGCGGTACGGTTAGCGGTTGGAATGACCACCGCATCGCCATGGCCCTGGCCGTCGCATCCCAGCGCTGCAGCCAGCCGTTGCGCATCGAAGGTGCTGAATGTGTCCGCAAATCGTATCCGGAATTCTGGCAGGATTTCCAGGCCTTAGGCGGCATGATCCAAAAGGAGGGGGAAGAATAA
- the aroB gene encoding 3-dehydroquinate synthase, whose protein sequence is MKHIHVELGKDSYDIHIENGLLDRAGDYIRNLTKSRTLAVITDSNVDALYGQRLETALTGAGFRVHRLVFPAGEEHKCAATLLDLYQQLSDAGITRSDCILTFGGGVTGDLGGFAAATFLRGVPFIQIPTTIISQVDSSVGGKVAIDLPSGKNQAGNFYQPKGVLIDPMLLSTLPKRFIHDGMGEVIKYGCIRDLALFELLEKLDDQSIFDHWEEIIERCCQSKADIVEHDVFDMGERMILNFGHTIGHAIEGCYGFGHYTHGEGVAAGMSMLTGVTEAMGLTKAGTTARLRKVIKQYGLPTDVDASAEDLIPYISNDKKMRGNHITLVIIEEIGKARLLPLVAEDLPKYIRKKDA, encoded by the coding sequence ATGAAACACATTCACGTTGAGTTAGGAAAAGATTCTTATGATATTCATATTGAAAACGGCCTCCTCGACCGGGCTGGCGATTATATCCGCAATCTGACGAAATCGCGGACCCTGGCCGTCATTACCGATTCGAACGTCGATGCTCTCTACGGGCAGCGATTGGAAACGGCCCTGACCGGCGCTGGCTTCCGCGTCCACCGCCTGGTTTTCCCGGCCGGGGAAGAACATAAATGCGCAGCGACCCTCCTCGACCTCTATCAGCAGCTTTCTGACGCCGGCATTACCCGCAGCGATTGTATCTTGACTTTCGGCGGCGGTGTCACTGGCGATCTCGGCGGCTTCGCAGCAGCGACTTTCTTGCGCGGCGTTCCCTTCATCCAGATTCCGACGACCATCATTTCCCAGGTCGACAGCAGTGTCGGCGGCAAAGTCGCCATCGACCTTCCTAGCGGCAAGAATCAGGCAGGCAACTTCTATCAGCCTAAAGGGGTCCTCATTGACCCGATGTTGTTATCGACCCTTCCCAAGCGCTTCATCCACGACGGCATGGGTGAAGTCATCAAATACGGCTGCATCCGCGACTTGGCTCTCTTTGAACTCCTGGAAAAACTCGATGACCAGTCTATCTTTGATCATTGGGAAGAAATCATCGAACGCTGCTGTCAGAGCAAGGCCGATATTGTTGAACACGATGTCTTCGATATGGGCGAACGCATGATTCTGAACTTCGGCCATACTATCGGCCATGCCATCGAAGGCTGTTATGGCTTCGGCCACTATACGCACGGCGAAGGCGTCGCTGCCGGCATGTCCATGCTGACCGGCGTCACGGAAGCCATGGGGCTGACGAAAGCCGGGACGACGGCACGGCTGCGCAAGGTTATCAAGCAGTACGGCTTGCCGACCGATGTCGATGCGTCGGCAGAAGACCTCATTCCTTACATCAGCAATGATAAGAAGATGCGTGGCAATCATATTACTTTAGTCATTATCGAAGAAATCGGCAAGGCCCGCCTGTTGCCACTGGTTGCGGAAGACCTGCCGAAATATATCCGAAAGAAGGACGCTTAA
- a CDS encoding prephenate dehydrogenase, which translates to MDKEASGFNTKQTVAIVGLGLIGGSYARGLRRLGVDHIIAVDPDEKALQQAKQEGMVDDIYTAGTEALKQADLVIFCTAADVMIRFLAENKAFFTPGTILTDVAGIKGDTATAIAALLPEGVDFVPGHPMAGREGRGYAMASADIFNGANYILVPMEGNDEEHILAVKNMARALGCSHVVRVTPEDHDRFIAYTSSLPHVLATALVNSESMNTLTKYFVAGSFRDGTRVADINAPLWTKLFLSNKDNLLYEIDRFSAALQSFSTMLAEEDTKGMTRFLQQAAMRRRELVHETHSR; encoded by the coding sequence ATGGATAAGGAAGCTAGTGGTTTTAATACGAAGCAGACGGTAGCTATCGTCGGATTGGGGCTCATCGGCGGCTCTTATGCCCGCGGCCTGCGGCGCCTCGGCGTCGACCATATCATCGCCGTCGATCCTGACGAAAAGGCCCTGCAGCAGGCCAAGCAGGAGGGCATGGTCGATGATATCTATACGGCAGGGACGGAAGCCTTGAAACAGGCAGATCTGGTCATCTTCTGCACGGCTGCCGATGTGATGATACGATTCCTGGCAGAGAATAAAGCCTTCTTCACGCCGGGAACAATCTTGACGGACGTAGCCGGCATCAAAGGTGATACGGCGACAGCCATTGCGGCCCTGCTGCCGGAAGGTGTCGATTTCGTACCGGGTCACCCTATGGCCGGCCGCGAAGGTCGGGGATATGCCATGGCTAGTGCCGATATCTTCAACGGCGCCAATTACATCCTCGTCCCCATGGAAGGCAATGACGAAGAACATATCCTGGCTGTGAAGAACATGGCCAGGGCCTTGGGCTGCTCCCATGTCGTCCGGGTGACGCCTGAAGACCACGACCGGTTCATCGCCTATACCAGCAGCCTGCCTCACGTCCTGGCGACGGCCCTGGTCAACAGCGAATCCATGAATACGCTGACCAAGTATTTTGTAGCCGGCAGCTTCCGCGACGGGACACGGGTCGCCGACATCAACGCCCCGCTGTGGACGAAACTGTTCTTATCCAATAAAGACAACCTCTTATATGAAATAGACCGCTTCAGCGCTGCCTTGCAATCTTTCTCGACGATGCTCGCCGAAGAAGATACGAAGGGAATGACCCGTTTTTTACAGCAAGCCGCTATGCGGAGAAGGGAATTAGTTCATGAAACACATTCACGTTGA
- the aroF gene encoding 3-deoxy-7-phosphoheptulonate synthase, whose translation MIIVLKANTPKEEAKQLIDHIKSKGLQVDISKGARQTVMGLVGNTDVIDVEQIQGYECVDKVMRVEVPYKRASRAFHPQDSVIPIGNGDVTIGGKKLAVIAGPCSIETPDQIEGVACDVAKAGANILRGGAFKPRTSPYSFQGLGNKGLDMLRDAGRKAKLPVITEIMSADKLPVFLEDGVDIIQIGARNMQNFDLLKAVGKTHKPVLLKRGLSATIEEWLMSAEYIMAEGNHNVILCERGIRTFETYTRNTLDLSAVLAVKRQSHLPIVVDPSHATGKRWMVADLAKAAVAAGADGLMIEVHNNPDKAWCDGAQSITPAMFADLMDSLRKLAPVVGREI comes from the coding sequence ATGATTATTGTATTGAAAGCCAACACACCGAAGGAAGAAGCGAAGCAGTTAATTGACCACATTAAATCCAAGGGGCTCCAGGTCGATATCAGTAAAGGCGCCCGTCAGACCGTCATGGGCCTCGTCGGCAATACGGACGTCATCGATGTCGAACAGATCCAGGGTTACGAATGTGTCGACAAGGTCATGCGCGTCGAAGTGCCGTACAAACGGGCCAGCCGGGCTTTCCATCCCCAGGATTCGGTCATTCCCATCGGCAATGGAGACGTCACCATCGGCGGCAAGAAGCTGGCTGTCATCGCCGGTCCCTGCTCCATCGAAACGCCGGATCAGATCGAAGGCGTTGCCTGTGACGTCGCCAAAGCCGGCGCCAACATCCTTCGCGGCGGCGCCTTCAAGCCGCGTACTTCGCCGTACTCCTTCCAGGGCTTAGGCAATAAAGGCCTGGATATGCTCCGCGATGCCGGCCGCAAAGCTAAACTCCCGGTCATTACGGAAATCATGTCGGCCGATAAATTGCCGGTCTTCCTCGAAGATGGCGTCGACATCATCCAGATCGGGGCCCGGAACATGCAGAACTTCGACCTCCTCAAAGCCGTCGGCAAGACGCACAAGCCGGTCCTCCTCAAGCGGGGCCTGAGCGCGACTATCGAAGAATGGCTCATGTCGGCAGAATACATCATGGCTGAAGGCAACCACAACGTCATCCTCTGCGAACGGGGCATCCGTACTTTTGAAACGTACACCCGCAACACCCTCGACTTGAGCGCCGTCCTGGCCGTCAAACGCCAGAGCCACCTGCCGATCGTCGTCGATCCCAGCCACGCTACGGGCAAGCGCTGGATGGTAGCCGACCTGGCCAAAGCCGCTGTAGCAGCCGGTGCCGACGGCTTGATGATCGAAGTCCACAACAACCCGGATAAAGCTTGGTGCGATGGGGCACAGTCGATTACGCCGGCTATGTTCGCAGACCTCATGGATTCGCTCCGCAAACTGGCTCCTGTCGTCGGTCGGGAAATATAA
- a CDS encoding polysaccharide deacetylase family protein: MGCILLFFLASLGLFLNFDRDRVLAAAESRHIPVPQVLSGKPDVAFVGDDFSLPPVDNDKPVYDKYTTRQRQEKGLPTTYGKTREYYYGDKVVYLTFDDGPNDKNTSRILDILKKENIHATFFLTGQNVVRYPDVVKKIYQSGNAIGVHSYTHDYKKIYVSPKAYTDELLQTEEEIYKILGVRPIISRAPGGTEGHFTKDFWTAINDIGYIEVGWNALTGDADGTGKTADKEVENIKQQLQLRPYLHRHLVILMHDAYGHGATVDALPDIIHLLKDQGYSFRVVTTAIPPSW; encoded by the coding sequence TTGGGATGTATCTTACTGTTCTTCCTGGCTTCGCTGGGGCTGTTCCTGAACTTTGACCGCGACCGCGTCCTGGCGGCGGCTGAATCCCGGCATATCCCGGTTCCGCAGGTCCTGTCCGGCAAGCCCGATGTGGCCTTTGTCGGCGATGATTTTTCTTTGCCGCCTGTCGATAATGATAAACCTGTCTATGATAAATATACGACCCGGCAGCGCCAGGAAAAAGGCCTGCCCACGACGTATGGCAAGACGCGGGAGTATTATTACGGCGACAAGGTCGTCTATCTGACCTTTGATGATGGCCCGAACGATAAGAATACGTCGCGCATTTTGGACATCCTGAAAAAAGAAAACATTCATGCTACCTTTTTCCTGACCGGCCAGAATGTCGTCCGTTATCCCGATGTGGTCAAGAAAATCTATCAGTCCGGCAATGCCATCGGCGTCCATTCGTATACGCATGATTATAAGAAAATATACGTTTCGCCCAAAGCCTATACGGATGAACTCTTGCAGACGGAAGAAGAGATTTATAAGATACTCGGTGTCCGGCCCATCATTTCCCGGGCTCCTGGCGGTACGGAAGGCCACTTCACCAAGGATTTCTGGACGGCCATCAACGATATCGGCTACATCGAAGTCGGCTGGAATGCTCTGACTGGCGATGCCGACGGGACGGGCAAGACGGCCGATAAAGAAGTGGAAAACATCAAGCAGCAGCTGCAACTGCGGCCTTATCTCCATCGCCACCTGGTCATCCTCATGCACGATGCCTATGGTCATGGTGCCACCGTCGATGCCCTGCCGGACATCATCCATCTCCTGAAGGATCAAGGCTATTCGTTCCGCGTCGTCACGACAGCGATTCCACCCTCCTGGTAA